One segment of Rhipicephalus sanguineus isolate Rsan-2018 chromosome 6, BIME_Rsan_1.4, whole genome shotgun sequence DNA contains the following:
- the LOC119398044 gene encoding uncharacterized protein LOC119398044 (The sequence of the model RefSeq protein was modified relative to this genomic sequence to represent the inferred CDS: added 18 bases not found in genome assembly) codes for MARTVVLAAVCCLVGVAILLLVEQPTGVSAVKLTYLGNTTACDTCDLDVDFSGRNFICCLAHSKCCGPDSLDRKRRSL; via the exons CTGGCCGCAGTTTGCTGCCTGGTGGGCGTGGCCATCCTGCTGCTCGTCGAGCAGCCCACGGGCGTGTCGGCCGTCAAACTGACCTACCTGGGCAACACCACCGCCTGCGATACATGCGACCTGGACGTCGACTTCTCCGGTCGAAACTTCATCTGCTGCCTGGCGCACAGCAAGTGCTGCGG GCCCGACAGCCTCGACAGGAAAAGGCGGAGCCTGTGA